In one Dermacentor variabilis isolate Ectoservices chromosome 4, ASM5094787v1, whole genome shotgun sequence genomic region, the following are encoded:
- the LOC142577941 gene encoding SRR1-like protein — MNADVMSQDGFTVVKRRGKSSRKHAEQLLAIHTDGDDEGPDEIAVLRRISEAEADLQSSAYLENFLNVLTKCLCVLPGDAKVSHIVCYGLGNFSACVSARFQLALLICIRRQLSPVAVEIYDPVFTEKERKILVSIGFTVLVLNDEGKRSVQDRTLFYMPHCGTPLYNSVLWANWDADSLGKVVIFGNSFDAMWTNKLDATLRKKCSFLVNVRPAVREFAIANDFKYSDVFNDLALHTFDASLLHADVWSSREEPLYDGDDEIVLALHEKCKI; from the coding sequence ATGAACGCTGACGTGATGAGCCAAGATGGGTTTACTGTAGTAAAAAGACGAGGGAAATCAAGCAGGAAGCACGCTGAGCAGTTGCTCGCCATTCATACAGACGGAGACGACGAAGGTCCTGACGAAATCGCAGTGCTACGGCGCATCTCGGAGGCGGAAGCTGACCTTCAATCGTCGGCGTACCTTGAAAACTTTCTCAACGTGCTTACAAAGTGCCTGTGTGTGTTACCTGGCGATGCTAAAGTCAGCCATATCGTTTGTTACGGCCTTGGGAACTTCTCCGCGTGCGTCAGTGCGAGGTTCCAGCTCGCGCTGCTCATCTGTATTCGCCGGCAGTTGTCCCCCGTTGCGGTGGAAATCTACGATCCTGTTTTCACGGAGAAGGAGCGGAAAATACTCGTGTCGATTGGATTCACCGTGCTGGTTCTCAACGACGAAGGAAAACGCAGCGTCCAAGACCGGACTCTTTTCTACATGCCGCATTGCGGCACGCCGCTGTACAACAGCGTGTTGTGGGCTAACTGGGACGCCGATTCGCTCGGTAAGGTTGTCATCTTTGGCAACAGCTTCGACGCCATGTGGACGAACAAGCTGGACGCTACCCTACGCAAGAAGTGTAGTTTCTTGGTAAACGTGCGACCTGCTGTGCGCGAGTTCGCAATCGCGAACGACTTCAAGTACTCGGACGTGTTCAACGACCTCGCGTTGCACACTTTCGACGCGAGTCTGTTGCATGCAGATGTGTGGAGCTCAAGGGAGGAGCCGTTGTACGATGGCGACGACGAGATCGTCTTGGCTCTCCATGAAAAGTGTAAAATCTGA